A window of Ignavibacteriota bacterium contains these coding sequences:
- a CDS encoding nuclear transport factor 2 family protein, whose amino-acid sequence MNASRYIRALALGLLILPCADVAAQSAAASADSLRAALDRSIGAVYEIVSGPAGQERDWTRFTTLFHPDARLVSIRRRHIDTVVTRSMTLQDFIERATASSRRFGFAEKEIHRQYERFGDLVHVWSAYEVNADGPQGARTWRGVNSFQLVREGRDFRILSIAWEDEAPGLVYEKPAD is encoded by the coding sequence ATGAACGCATCACGATACATCCGCGCGCTCGCGCTCGGTCTGTTGATCCTGCCCTGCGCAGACGTCGCAGCGCAAAGTGCTGCGGCCTCTGCGGATTCACTGCGCGCCGCACTCGACCGCAGCATCGGGGCCGTGTACGAAATCGTGTCGGGTCCGGCCGGACAGGAACGCGACTGGACGCGCTTCACGACGCTCTTTCATCCGGATGCGCGCCTTGTCTCGATACGCCGCCGCCACATCGACACCGTCGTGACACGTTCCATGACCCTGCAGGACTTTATCGAGCGCGCGACGGCTTCATCGCGGCGTTTCGGTTTTGCGGAGAAGGAGATTCATCGGCAATACGAACGCTTCGGCGATCTCGTCCATGTGTGGTCGGCCTACGAAGTGAATGCCGACGGTCCGCAGGGCGCGCGGACCTGGCGTGGCGTGAACAGCTTCCAGCTCGTGCGCGAAGGACGCGACTTCCGCATACTCTCGATTGCGTGGGAGGACGAGGCCCCGGGACTTGTCTACGAAAAACCCGCCGACTGA
- a CDS encoding WG repeat-containing protein encodes MKRASTLCLLGLFCLLLSSCSKEGEYSSELIPVVIDGKFGYIDPTGQVMIAPQFDAASVFSNGLARVMKDGKWGFIDTKGAYAIEAKYVRATWFSEGYACVVKENGFPEFINEKGETIATMKDAESAGLVVEGLAPARMKDDKWGFVAPDGTVKIPATYEEVRFFSDGLAAVKDDKQNWGFIDKDGKVVVAPAYRRTQYFRNGLAAVQDAKDRWGYIDKTGKLVIEHKYENAQDFVGDLAFVSLEGKFGAIDKSGSMVIAPAYTVAAPFTNGLAAVRVGDSTGYIDEKGEMVITPRFPVALPFIGSVAIAGSNGKYGLIDSKGAYVVEPRYERFDLSYLQALNEGIMDIGEYFVVTTDYFDAKAAAEGVLKKTSAEAFLGVNGATTFADVRALHTNIADPQPEQVEVLIDRRRNVTSGLTIGSMRYTFASTVYENPGALLRSLSVECLVYGAGKREAFITALKKALQAKTGMTMTEGEGNRTVFSGGTWRIEIQGGSRVTTLAAFF; translated from the coding sequence ATGAAACGCGCGAGCACCTTGTGCCTCCTCGGTTTGTTCTGCCTTCTCCTCTCATCCTGTTCCAAAGAAGGGGAGTACTCGAGCGAACTGATTCCCGTCGTCATCGACGGAAAATTCGGCTATATCGATCCGACCGGCCAGGTCATGATCGCGCCGCAGTTCGACGCCGCCTCGGTCTTTTCCAACGGCCTCGCCCGCGTCATGAAAGACGGCAAGTGGGGCTTTATCGACACCAAGGGCGCCTACGCGATCGAGGCCAAATACGTGCGCGCCACGTGGTTCTCGGAAGGATATGCCTGCGTGGTGAAGGAGAACGGCTTCCCCGAGTTCATCAATGAAAAAGGCGAGACCATCGCGACGATGAAGGATGCTGAATCGGCCGGACTCGTCGTGGAAGGCCTGGCACCGGCGCGTATGAAGGACGACAAGTGGGGATTTGTGGCGCCCGACGGTACTGTCAAGATCCCGGCAACGTACGAGGAAGTCCGGTTCTTCTCGGACGGACTCGCCGCGGTGAAGGACGACAAGCAGAACTGGGGCTTCATCGACAAGGACGGCAAGGTTGTCGTCGCGCCCGCGTACCGCCGTACGCAGTATTTCCGCAACGGACTTGCAGCGGTGCAGGATGCGAAAGATCGTTGGGGCTACATCGACAAGACGGGCAAACTCGTCATAGAACACAAATATGAAAACGCGCAGGACTTCGTAGGCGATCTGGCCTTTGTGTCGCTCGAGGGGAAATTCGGCGCGATCGACAAGAGCGGCTCCATGGTTATCGCGCCCGCGTACACGGTTGCGGCGCCGTTCACCAACGGACTCGCGGCGGTGCGTGTCGGCGACTCCACAGGGTACATCGACGAGAAGGGCGAGATGGTCATCACGCCGCGTTTCCCGGTCGCTCTGCCCTTCATCGGTTCCGTCGCCATCGCCGGATCGAACGGGAAATACGGCCTCATCGACAGCAAGGGCGCCTATGTCGTGGAACCGCGCTACGAGCGTTTCGACTTGTCGTACCTGCAGGCGCTCAATGAAGGCATCATGGACATCGGCGAATACTTCGTCGTCACCACCGACTATTTCGACGCCAAGGCCGCGGCCGAAGGTGTGTTGAAGAAAACAAGCGCCGAGGCCTTCCTCGGTGTGAACGGCGCCACCACCTTCGCGGATGTGCGCGCATTACACACAAACATCGCGGATCCGCAGCCGGAGCAGGTCGAAGTCCTTATCGACCGGCGGCGAAATGTGACGTCCGGCCTCACGATCGGATCGATGCGTTACACCTTCGCGAGCACGGTGTACGAAAATCCGGGCGCGCTGCTGCGTTCGCTTTCCGTCGAATGCCTTGTGTACGGAGCCGGGAAGCGCGAGGCCTTTATCACGGCGCTGAAAAAGGCGCTGCAGGCCAAGACGGGCATGACCATGACCGAAGGCGAGGGCAACCGCACGGTGTTCAGCGGCGGAACCTGGAGGATCGAAATCCAGGGCGGTTCGCGTGTCACAACACTGGCCGCGTTTTTCTAG
- a CDS encoding bifunctional acetate--CoA ligase family protein/GNAT family N-acetyltransferase, with the protein MPVHNLDPIFQPKRIAVVGVTPNPQSVGGKILSNLVGGGFRGVVYPVSATSEAVLGIPCYPDVRSLPKTPDLGIICTAAAQVPAAVIECGEAGVGGLIVNSAGFREVGPEGRQLEDEVRAALARFPSMRALGPNCLGVIAPGFGLNASFANGMPRDGHVAFISQSGALCSSVLDWAIDEKLGFSYFVSIGNAMDVDVGDLIDYFGEDEKTKAIILYVESINRAREFMSAARSFARTKPILAYKAGRFGESAAAAASHTGAMASEDAVYDAAFRRVGVTRVYDIGEIFDCAELLGRQKTPHGPRLAILTNAGGPGVMASDALLEAGGSLAPLSDATLTRLNECLPPIWSHGNPVDVLGDARSKRFEKALAILLDDTGIDAVLVILTPQAMTNPTSIAKVVADIAQKSSKPVLAAWLGGASMRDGVRFLNDAGVPTYTTPEQGVRAFMTLVSHARNLETLYETPKDVPVHIPYDRAQVKTQFASMIGQEGPVLPEHVSKMLLEAYGIPSTRPWPAADAHAAADIADRIGYPVVLKILSPDISHKTEVGGVILNLLDRDSVIEAFDTLQSRARAAMPEARLEGATVQRMVRTSGAVEMILGFKKDPVFGTVIMAGMGGITAELFKDRALGFPPLNERLARNMLSSLKIWPLLEGYRGQQPMDVDRLIEILIRLSYLAADYPEIEELDINPLLVRPDDAIALDARIVMSREPVAHGTYAHLALRPYPEEYVRETALEDGTRILLRPIKPEDEPLWFDLLRSCSRESIYTRFRSFFHWESHQAAVHYCYIDYEREIAIVAEHEEDGVRRLLGVGRLIASPDFTDAEYAVLVADAWQNRGLGGLLTDYCLDIARDLGVREVVAQTTADNPRMVNVFRSRDFAVTPDVGSSLVEVTKRLD; encoded by the coding sequence ATGCCTGTCCACAATCTCGACCCCATTTTCCAGCCGAAACGCATCGCCGTTGTCGGCGTCACCCCCAACCCGCAGAGCGTCGGGGGAAAGATACTCAGCAATCTCGTCGGCGGCGGTTTCCGCGGCGTTGTGTACCCGGTCAGCGCCACGAGCGAGGCGGTGCTGGGCATCCCCTGTTATCCCGACGTGCGCTCGCTGCCGAAAACGCCCGACCTGGGCATCATCTGCACCGCAGCGGCGCAGGTGCCCGCGGCGGTGATCGAATGCGGCGAGGCCGGTGTCGGCGGACTCATCGTCAACTCGGCCGGCTTCCGTGAAGTCGGACCCGAAGGCCGGCAGCTCGAGGACGAGGTTCGCGCCGCCCTCGCGCGTTTCCCCTCGATGCGCGCGCTCGGGCCGAACTGCCTCGGCGTCATCGCTCCCGGTTTTGGTCTCAACGCCAGCTTCGCGAACGGCATGCCGCGCGACGGCCATGTCGCCTTTATCTCACAGTCCGGCGCGCTCTGTTCCTCGGTGCTCGACTGGGCCATCGACGAGAAACTCGGCTTCTCGTATTTCGTCTCGATCGGCAACGCGATGGATGTGGACGTGGGCGACCTCATCGATTATTTCGGCGAGGACGAAAAAACGAAGGCGATAATTCTGTACGTCGAATCGATCAACCGCGCGCGCGAGTTTATGTCGGCCGCGCGATCGTTCGCGCGCACCAAGCCGATCCTCGCCTACAAGGCGGGCCGCTTCGGCGAATCGGCCGCCGCCGCCGCGTCGCACACGGGCGCGATGGCCTCGGAAGACGCCGTGTACGACGCGGCCTTCCGGCGCGTCGGCGTCACCCGCGTGTACGACATCGGCGAGATCTTCGACTGCGCGGAACTGCTCGGACGGCAGAAGACGCCGCATGGTCCGCGCCTCGCGATCCTGACCAACGCGGGCGGACCCGGCGTCATGGCAAGCGACGCCTTGCTCGAGGCCGGCGGCTCGCTTGCGCCGCTGTCGGACGCGACACTTACGCGGCTCAACGAGTGCCTGCCGCCGATCTGGTCGCACGGAAATCCCGTCGACGTCCTGGGTGACGCGCGCTCGAAACGTTTCGAAAAGGCGCTCGCCATTCTGCTCGACGACACGGGTATCGACGCCGTGCTCGTGATCCTCACGCCGCAGGCGATGACCAATCCCACATCGATCGCCAAGGTCGTCGCCGACATCGCGCAAAAATCCTCGAAGCCCGTGCTCGCGGCCTGGCTCGGCGGAGCCAGCATGCGCGATGGCGTGCGTTTCCTCAACGACGCGGGCGTGCCCACCTACACCACGCCCGAACAGGGTGTGCGCGCGTTCATGACACTGGTCTCGCACGCGCGCAATCTCGAGACGTTGTACGAGACGCCGAAAGACGTGCCCGTGCACATCCCGTACGACCGCGCGCAGGTGAAAACACAGTTCGCGTCGATGATCGGGCAGGAGGGGCCGGTGCTCCCCGAACACGTCTCCAAGATGCTGCTCGAGGCCTACGGCATCCCGTCCACCCGGCCCTGGCCCGCGGCCGACGCCCATGCAGCGGCCGACATCGCCGACCGTATCGGCTACCCTGTCGTGCTGAAAATTCTCTCGCCCGACATCTCGCACAAAACCGAGGTGGGAGGCGTGATACTCAACCTTCTCGACCGCGACAGCGTGATAGAGGCCTTCGACACGCTGCAGTCGCGCGCGCGCGCGGCGATGCCCGAGGCCCGTCTCGAGGGCGCAACGGTGCAGCGCATGGTGCGCACGTCGGGCGCGGTTGAGATGATACTCGGATTCAAGAAGGACCCCGTCTTCGGAACGGTCATCATGGCGGGCATGGGCGGCATCACGGCTGAATTATTCAAGGACCGCGCTCTCGGCTTCCCGCCGCTCAACGAGCGGCTCGCGCGCAACATGCTTTCGTCACTCAAGATCTGGCCGCTGCTCGAAGGGTACCGCGGGCAGCAGCCCATGGATGTCGATCGGCTGATCGAGATCCTGATCCGGCTCTCCTACCTCGCGGCCGACTATCCGGAGATCGAGGAACTCGACATCAATCCGCTGCTCGTCCGTCCCGACGACGCCATCGCGCTCGACGCGCGCATCGTGATGTCGCGCGAGCCCGTGGCCCATGGAACGTACGCGCATCTCGCGCTGCGGCCCTACCCCGAGGAGTACGTGCGGGAGACCGCGCTCGAGGACGGCACACGCATTCTGCTGCGCCCCATCAAACCCGAGGACGAGCCGCTGTGGTTCGATCTGTTGCGCAGTTGTTCTCGCGAATCCATCTACACACGTTTCCGCTCCTTCTTCCATTGGGAATCACATCAGGCCGCGGTGCACTACTGCTACATCGACTATGAACGCGAGATCGCCATCGTGGCGGAACACGAAGAGGACGGCGTCAGACGCCTGCTCGGCGTGGGACGGCTCATCGCGTCGCCCGATTTCACCGACGCCGAGTACGCGGTGCTGGTCGCCGATGCGTGGCAGAACCGCGGTCTTGGCGGACTGCTCACGGACTACTGCCTCGACATCGCGCGCGACCTCGGCGTCCGCGAAGTGGTGGCGCAGACCACGGCCGACAATCCGCGCATGGTCAACGTGTTCCGCAGCCGCGACTTTGCGGTCACCCCCGACGTGGGCAGCTCGCTCGTCGAAGTGACCAAACGTCTGGACTGA
- a CDS encoding phosphotransferase has protein sequence METRDAYTDQVPEEARRERLAALYREVFSSDPSGILALRGDGSERRIYRLRGDGHSVIGIWGDNVPENRAFLGFTASFLRCGLPVPRIHAVASDERAYIEEDLGDDLLFDWARTRRVEGDLNAEAFDMYAEVLRDLVRFQIDAAEAVDYGLCYQWPEFGLEALTFDMQYFREQFLERSGARFDRAAYDEDCGRLITYLLRADRTHFLYRDFQSRNVLVCGGMPRYIDYQSGRRGALHYDAASLLYDAKARIGTETRRALLDEYLAAVSRRLPVDTAEFYPLFDAYAVARVMQALGAFGKLGLYLGKPGFRSSIPPALENLRGLAEHAEVFRALPALRTLFQALPDMLSDHDFSEP, from the coding sequence ATGGAAACACGGGACGCGTACACGGATCAGGTGCCGGAGGAGGCGCGGCGGGAGCGGCTCGCGGCGCTGTACCGCGAGGTCTTCTCGTCCGATCCGTCCGGCATACTTGCGCTGCGCGGCGACGGTTCCGAACGCCGCATCTACCGGCTGCGCGGCGACGGACATTCGGTCATCGGCATCTGGGGCGACAATGTTCCCGAGAACCGCGCCTTCCTGGGCTTCACCGCGTCCTTCCTCCGCTGCGGCCTGCCCGTGCCGCGTATCCATGCCGTTGCCTCCGACGAGCGCGCCTACATCGAGGAGGATCTCGGCGACGATCTGCTCTTCGACTGGGCGCGGACGCGCCGCGTGGAGGGCGACCTCAATGCGGAGGCCTTCGACATGTATGCCGAGGTGCTGCGTGATCTCGTACGCTTCCAGATCGACGCAGCGGAGGCGGTGGACTACGGCCTCTGTTACCAATGGCCGGAATTCGGCCTCGAAGCGCTGACGTTCGACATGCAGTATTTCCGCGAGCAGTTTCTCGAACGCAGCGGCGCACGCTTCGACCGCGCGGCGTACGACGAGGACTGCGGCCGCCTCATAACCTATCTCCTGCGCGCGGACCGCACCCATTTCCTGTACCGCGACTTCCAGTCGCGCAATGTGCTGGTGTGCGGCGGCATGCCGCGCTACATCGACTATCAGTCCGGCAGGCGGGGCGCCCTGCACTACGATGCCGCCTCGTTGCTCTACGATGCCAAGGCGCGGATCGGCACGGAAACCCGTCGCGCGCTGCTTGACGAATATCTTGCGGCGGTGTCCAGGCGCCTGCCCGTCGACACTGCGGAGTTTTACCCGCTCTTCGACGCGTATGCCGTGGCGCGGGTGATGCAGGCACTCGGGGCCTTCGGAAAACTCGGCCTGTATCTCGGCAAACCCGGCTTCCGCTCATCCATCCCTCCCGCGCTCGAAAATCTGCGCGGCCTGGCTGAACACGCCGAGGTGTTCCGCGCTCTGCCCGCCCTGCGCACTCTTTTTCAGGCGCTTCCCGACATGCTGTCGGACCATGATTTTTCTGAACCCTGA
- a CDS encoding ATP-binding protein, translating into MALHVTIFSFGFSRSGLPRDRHGNGGGFVFDCRFLPNPVYVPHLAPLSGKDDAVVEYFAQQETALQFVDRVTAMIDSAVDSYLERGYEDLQVAFGCTGGQHRSVYCAERLTAHLRARGITVALHHAEEGAYW; encoded by the coding sequence ATGGCTCTTCACGTCACCATATTCTCGTTCGGATTCAGCCGCAGCGGACTTCCACGCGACAGGCACGGCAACGGGGGCGGATTTGTCTTCGACTGCCGTTTTCTCCCGAATCCGGTGTATGTGCCGCATCTCGCGCCGCTATCGGGCAAGGACGACGCGGTGGTCGAATACTTCGCGCAGCAGGAAACCGCGCTGCAGTTTGTGGACCGTGTCACGGCCATGATCGACTCCGCGGTCGATTCGTACCTCGAGCGCGGCTACGAGGATCTTCAGGTGGCCTTCGGCTGCACCGGCGGACAACACCGATCCGTGTATTGCGCCGAGCGCCTCACGGCGCATCTGCGAGCGCGCGGCATCACCGTCGCGCTTCACCACGCCGAGGAGGGTGCCTACTGGTGA
- a CDS encoding nucleotidyltransferase family protein, translated as MKALVLAAGYGTRLAPLTESTPKALVPVAGRPMIAHAIDHCIMAGCDTIVVNAHHHADQLVRHVRETEYGAPVVVSVEEVILGTGGGILAARRWLDDGEPFLVHNADIVSDIDLRGLVHAAEADHCLAALAVNTRETSRGVLFDADLRFLGKEVWFADAPASATRRFGFCGVHAIHPRIFSLGHAEGFSDIFDIYRLGLDSGLYLVARPHGGRWRDLGSVESITRYEADMREASASPSADAPRDSHRHSTSDS; from the coding sequence GTGAAGGCGCTCGTACTCGCGGCCGGATACGGCACACGTCTTGCACCCCTGACGGAAAGCACACCGAAGGCGCTTGTTCCCGTCGCGGGCCGCCCGATGATCGCGCACGCAATCGATCATTGCATTATGGCCGGTTGCGACACCATCGTCGTGAACGCGCACCATCACGCCGACCAGCTCGTGCGGCATGTGCGCGAGACCGAGTACGGCGCGCCCGTTGTGGTGTCAGTCGAGGAGGTGATACTCGGTACCGGCGGTGGCATTCTTGCGGCGCGGCGCTGGCTCGACGACGGCGAACCCTTCCTCGTGCACAATGCCGACATCGTATCCGACATCGACCTGCGCGGGCTCGTGCATGCCGCGGAGGCGGATCACTGCCTCGCCGCTCTCGCGGTGAATACGCGCGAAACCTCCCGCGGCGTGCTCTTCGACGCGGACCTGCGCTTCCTCGGCAAGGAGGTGTGGTTTGCGGATGCACCCGCGTCGGCCACCCGCCGTTTCGGATTCTGCGGCGTACACGCCATCCATCCGCGTATTTTTTCTCTCGGCCATGCCGAGGGTTTTTCCGACATTTTCGACATATACCGCCTGGGCCTCGATAGCGGCCTGTACCTCGTGGCGCGGCCGCACGGCGGACGCTGGCGCGACCTCGGCTCGGTCGAGAGCATCACGCGGTACGAGGCGGATATGCGCGAGGCTTCCGCATCGCCGTCCGCGGACGCGCCGCGCGATTCACACCGACATTCCACAAGCGATTCCTAA
- a CDS encoding alpha/beta hydrolase, which produces MAPLRSAIILLLTLTPLLLNAQSRAGNDPKRVAADACVTSFMQWQPERLAALLHPGLLQLRPIDMWKSFRQQVLNMGGKYLGHRYHRSSRKHDVTTLVYRVTFARDSLEFLVSIDSLNLVESFSAEVIEQTFSYPAPPHASRSRFTEKKLTLAVDSARLPARIAVPKGKGRFPAVVLVHDAGPHDMDMTTGGLKPLRDIAWGLASRGVVTLRYEKRTRVLGRAFDMRGATVKQEITDDVRAAVRLLAARRDVDPSKILVAGYGLGGMTLPDLARADSAVRGIALLSVPGRPLEDVLDAQLHERLAQMDSSAQDERTRIEQSLAALARVRKGGASATDIVMGVPASYFYDLRGRDQVVSASVLDIPMLLVTAGRDTQVGAVDRDIWARTLGAKKNVRLHFCENCSHLLNDTAEAAAMGHVTEEVLTLLAAWAQGR; this is translated from the coding sequence ATGGCACCACTCCGTTCCGCGATCATCCTGCTTCTTACTCTCACACCGCTGCTGCTCAACGCGCAGTCGCGCGCGGGCAACGATCCGAAGCGCGTCGCGGCAGATGCGTGTGTCACGTCCTTCATGCAGTGGCAGCCCGAGCGGCTTGCGGCGCTGCTGCATCCCGGGCTGCTGCAGCTCCGGCCCATCGACATGTGGAAGTCGTTCCGGCAGCAGGTGCTGAACATGGGAGGCAAATACCTCGGGCATCGATATCACCGATCCTCGCGGAAACACGATGTGACGACGCTGGTGTACCGCGTCACGTTCGCGCGTGATTCGCTCGAGTTTCTCGTCTCAATCGATTCCCTGAATCTGGTGGAGTCCTTTTCGGCCGAGGTCATCGAACAGACCTTCAGCTACCCCGCGCCGCCCCACGCGTCACGGTCGCGCTTCACGGAAAAGAAACTCACACTGGCCGTCGACAGCGCGCGCCTGCCTGCCCGTATCGCCGTGCCCAAGGGCAAGGGACGTTTCCCGGCCGTGGTGCTTGTGCATGACGCGGGACCACACGACATGGACATGACCACCGGCGGCCTGAAACCCCTGCGCGACATCGCCTGGGGATTGGCCTCGCGCGGTGTCGTCACGCTGCGCTACGAGAAGCGGACCCGCGTGCTCGGCCGCGCTTTCGACATGCGCGGCGCGACGGTGAAACAGGAAATCACCGACGATGTGCGCGCTGCGGTGCGCCTGCTCGCCGCCCGCCGCGACGTGGACCCGTCGAAGATACTCGTCGCGGGCTACGGTCTCGGCGGCATGACCCTGCCCGATCTTGCGCGGGCCGACAGCGCCGTGCGCGGCATCGCGCTCCTCTCCGTGCCGGGGCGTCCGCTCGAGGACGTGCTCGACGCGCAGTTGCACGAGCGCCTCGCGCAGATGGATTCCTCCGCGCAGGACGAGCGGACGCGCATCGAACAGTCGCTTGCCGCGCTTGCGCGTGTGCGCAAAGGCGGCGCGTCCGCGACCGATATTGTCATGGGTGTTCCTGCCTCATACTTCTACGACCTCCGCGGCCGCGATCAGGTCGTGAGCGCGTCGGTGCTCGACATTCCCATGCTCCTTGTCACGGCGGGCCGCGACACGCAGGTGGGCGCCGTCGACCGCGACATCTGGGCGCGCACGCTCGGCGCGAAAAAGAACGTGCGCCTGCACTTCTGCGAGAATTGCTCGCATCTGTTGAACGACACCGCCGAAGCCGCCGCGATGGGGCATGTGACGGAAGAGGTTCTCACACTTCTCGCCGCATGGGCGCAGGGGCGCTGA
- a CDS encoding MFS transporter: protein MNFKRNPLNHDETFRRRRGINWLTLGFTYAVMYMARYNLSFANKALSDNYGWDKTEIGAIITAALTLYGFSALFNGPIADRIGGRRAMLIGSIGAAVFNLLFGLGAYLNFLGTGSFLLGYFTVTWALNNYFQSYSALSLIKVNSGWFHVRERGVFSAIFGSMIQSGRALIFFLGGIIVTVLPWQWVFFIPAVIVSIMSFLTWMFVRDKPEDAGLPPLDTADATSGYTGKVDFRFVFRKVFTNPVTITIAAAEFCTGFVRHGFEQWFPRYMQEAQHLPLDSPVFQKGAIAVVLAGILGAFMAGTISDWFFNSRRTPVAFIGYALQIAALAVVWQTTNTDFIIAAFIVNSMAISIVHSMLSGTASMDFGGQKAAATAAGMFDGMQYIGGAAVGLGMGWLLENFGWTVWGPSMIGFSLIGAVLMLVLWNARPSSSGAH from the coding sequence ATGAACTTCAAGAGAAATCCGCTCAACCACGACGAGACCTTCCGCAGGCGCCGCGGCATCAACTGGCTGACGCTCGGCTTCACCTACGCGGTGATGTACATGGCGCGCTACAATTTGAGTTTCGCCAACAAGGCCCTCTCCGACAACTATGGATGGGACAAAACGGAGATCGGCGCCATCATCACCGCGGCCCTGACCTTGTACGGATTCTCGGCGCTCTTCAACGGCCCCATCGCCGACCGTATCGGCGGCCGGCGCGCGATGCTGATCGGATCCATCGGCGCGGCGGTATTCAATCTGCTTTTCGGCCTCGGCGCTTATCTCAATTTCCTCGGCACGGGTTCCTTCCTGCTCGGGTATTTCACCGTCACCTGGGCGCTGAACAACTACTTCCAGTCGTACAGCGCGCTCTCTCTCATCAAGGTGAACAGCGGCTGGTTCCATGTGCGCGAGCGCGGCGTGTTCTCGGCCATCTTCGGATCGATGATACAGAGCGGCCGCGCGCTGATCTTTTTTCTCGGCGGCATCATCGTGACCGTGCTTCCCTGGCAGTGGGTCTTTTTTATCCCTGCGGTCATCGTGTCGATCATGTCGTTCCTGACCTGGATGTTTGTGCGCGACAAGCCCGAGGATGCGGGGCTCCCGCCGCTCGACACTGCCGACGCCACCAGCGGCTACACCGGCAAGGTCGATTTCCGTTTTGTGTTCCGGAAGGTGTTCACAAATCCCGTCACCATCACGATTGCGGCGGCGGAATTCTGCACCGGCTTCGTTCGGCACGGCTTCGAGCAGTGGTTCCCGCGTTACATGCAGGAGGCGCAGCATCTGCCGCTCGATTCGCCCGTATTCCAAAAGGGCGCGATAGCCGTCGTGCTCGCAGGCATACTCGGCGCCTTTATGGCCGGCACCATTTCGGACTGGTTCTTCAACTCGCGGCGGACCCCCGTGGCATTCATCGGATACGCGCTGCAGATCGCCGCGCTCGCCGTGGTGTGGCAGACAACAAACACCGATTTCATCATCGCCGCCTTCATCGTCAATTCCATGGCGATCAGTATCGTGCACTCGATGCTCTCGGGCACGGCGTCGATGGACTTCGGCGGCCAGAAGGCCGCGGCCACCGCTGCGGGCATGTTCGACGGCATGCAGTACATCGGCGGCGCCGCCGTGGGTCTCGGCATGGGCTGGCTGCTGGAAAACTTCGGGTGGACCGTCTGGGGTCCCAGCATGATCGGCTTCTCGCTCATAGGCGCGGTGCTCATGCTGGTGCTCTGGAACGCGCGACCCAGCTCGAGCGGAGCGCACTGA